In Myxococcota bacterium, a single genomic region encodes these proteins:
- the ccmD gene encoding heme exporter protein CcmD, which produces MSYVIAAFGITVVALAGYAWLLVRERARLERDES; this is translated from the coding sequence ATGAGCTACGTGATCGCCGCGTTCGGCATCACGGTGGTCGCCCTCGCTGGGTACGCCTGGCTGCTGGTCCGGGAACGGGCCCGCCTCGAGCGCGACGAGAGTTGA
- the ccsA gene encoding cytochrome c biogenesis protein CcsA has protein sequence MTNAASPALRRIAAIRRPLGALCLVLVAAWAWTVVEAPIDRVQGVIQKILYVHPPLAYGAYLGFVLTAIGGILYLWKQREIHDQLAVAGAEVGVVFCTLMMITGPIWGKGTWGHWWSWDPRLTLTLLLWFVYVSYLLLRSFTEGGERTARFAAIYGVAGTALIPLNYFVIDLAQGRSVHPENLESGSLGAGMGMPFLVANLAAFAVFVYLLLLRWEVEARRAGVGREEGAA, from the coding sequence ATGACGAACGCCGCGAGTCCCGCTCTCCGCCGTATCGCCGCCATTCGCCGCCCGCTGGGCGCGCTCTGTCTCGTCCTCGTCGCGGCCTGGGCCTGGACCGTCGTCGAAGCACCGATCGATCGGGTGCAGGGCGTGATCCAGAAGATCCTCTACGTGCACCCGCCGCTCGCCTACGGCGCCTACCTCGGCTTCGTGCTCACCGCGATCGGCGGCATCCTGTATCTGTGGAAACAACGCGAGATCCATGATCAGCTCGCCGTGGCGGGCGCGGAAGTCGGCGTCGTGTTCTGCACCCTGATGATGATCACCGGGCCGATCTGGGGGAAGGGCACCTGGGGCCACTGGTGGAGCTGGGATCCGCGCCTCACCCTCACGCTGCTGCTGTGGTTCGTCTACGTCTCCTATCTGTTGCTGCGCAGCTTCACCGAGGGCGGCGAGCGCACCGCGCGCTTTGCGGCGATCTACGGGGTCGCCGGGACCGCGCTCATTCCGTTGAACTACTTCGTGATCGACCTGGCCCAAGGTCGTTCGGTGCATCCGGAAAATCTGGAGAGCGGCAGCTTGGGTGCCGGCATGGGAATGCCCTTCCTGGTGGCGAACCTCGCGGCCTTCGCGGTCTTCGTCTACCTGCTGCTCCTGCGCTGGGAAGTGGAGGCGCGACGGGCAGGTGTCGGCCGCGAAGAGGGAGCGGCATGA